Proteins from a genomic interval of Aureimonas sp. AU20:
- a CDS encoding alpha/beta hydrolase — MPDLLHLRRALFVLIPLLVILAGLWVFGEREPARLEPSFNAAAIGSDPAAYLARTEADIPNLRPNAQKEIVWAYPLSHAKTPLALVYVHGFSAAKGEARPLADEIAKRLGANLFYTRLAGHGRDGTAMGEASVGDWIDDMAEAMAIGRRLGEKVVVIGSSTGATLATLAASRPDLSEDMAGLVLLSPNYRLQDWRSFALRLPFARKLLPLIEDETYRYTPMNEAFGANWTVSYPTLALLPMARLVEIVGGLDVSAINVPALFVTAPNDSLVDPQRTAEVAAHWGAPHQEITVSDSADPQHHILAGEIVSPNTTERLAGQIADWITALPGSKP; from the coding sequence ATGCCCGACTTGCTCCACTTGCGCCGCGCCTTGTTTGTCCTGATCCCCCTCCTCGTGATCCTTGCCGGTCTCTGGGTCTTCGGCGAGAGAGAGCCGGCGCGGCTGGAGCCGAGCTTCAATGCTGCCGCGATCGGCAGCGACCCTGCGGCCTATCTCGCGCGTACCGAGGCCGACATTCCCAATCTGCGCCCCAATGCGCAAAAGGAGATCGTCTGGGCCTATCCGCTGTCGCACGCCAAGACGCCCCTGGCATTGGTCTATGTCCACGGCTTCTCGGCAGCGAAGGGCGAGGCGCGACCGCTGGCCGACGAGATCGCCAAGCGGCTCGGCGCCAATCTCTTCTACACCCGCCTCGCCGGCCACGGACGCGACGGCACGGCCATGGGCGAGGCAAGCGTCGGAGACTGGATAGACGACATGGCCGAGGCCATGGCGATCGGCCGGCGGCTCGGCGAAAAGGTCGTGGTGATCGGCTCGTCCACCGGCGCGACGCTGGCGACGCTGGCCGCAAGCCGCCCGGACTTGTCGGAGGACATGGCCGGCCTCGTTCTCCTATCTCCCAACTATCGACTGCAGGATTGGCGCAGCTTCGCCCTGCGGCTGCCCTTCGCGCGCAAGCTGCTGCCGCTGATCGAGGACGAGACCTATCGTTACACGCCGATGAACGAGGCCTTCGGCGCGAACTGGACGGTGAGCTACCCCACGCTTGCGCTCCTCCCCATGGCGCGCCTCGTGGAGATCGTCGGCGGACTGGATGTCTCCGCCATCAATGTGCCCGCCCTGTTCGTCACTGCGCCGAACGACTCGCTGGTTGATCCGCAGCGCACGGCCGAGGTGGCGGCGCACTGGGGCGCACCGCATCAGGAGATTACGGTCTCCGACAGCGCCGACCCGCAGCATCACATCCTGGCGGGCGAGATCGTCTCTCCCAACACGACGGAGCGGCTGGCGGGGCAGATCGCGGATTGGATCACCGCGCTGCCCGGCTCCAAGCCTTGA
- the ilvA gene encoding threonine ammonia-lyase IlvA, whose product MTQPDFHARVAQAEEALRSLFGETPLQLNEHLSNRYGARIFLKREDLTPVRSYKIRGAFNFMRKRLARGGPEARFTCASAGNHAQGFAFACRHFGVEGRVFMPVTTPQQKIDKTRTFGGGAIEIELVGDFFDDCYAAARAYAASSGAEMVPPFDHADIVEGQATVALETLRQLGDEAIDMLVLPVGGGGLASGMALYFDGQRKPAFRLAEPMGAPSLRTSLQERRRVRLPQMDGFVDGAAVAEIGALPFEILSRFAPEQVVLSPEGRLCNTMLEMLNVEGIVVEPAGALAIDALRTLGPELKGKTAVLVVSGGNFDFERLPDVKERALRFEGRKKYFILRLAQRPGALRDFLALLGPDDDIARFEYLKKSTREFGSILLGIETREPGNFDILLRRFADEGIRYQDITENQIMSDLLI is encoded by the coding sequence ATGACCCAACCTGATTTTCACGCCCGCGTCGCGCAGGCGGAAGAGGCGCTGCGCTCCCTTTTCGGGGAGACGCCGCTGCAGCTGAACGAGCATCTTTCCAACCGCTACGGCGCGCGCATCTTCCTGAAGCGCGAGGATCTGACCCCCGTCCGCTCCTACAAGATTCGTGGCGCCTTCAACTTCATGCGCAAGCGGCTCGCGCGCGGCGGCCCGGAGGCGCGCTTCACCTGCGCCTCGGCGGGCAACCACGCCCAGGGCTTCGCTTTCGCCTGCCGCCATTTCGGCGTCGAGGGCCGCGTCTTCATGCCGGTGACGACGCCGCAGCAGAAGATCGACAAGACGCGCACCTTCGGCGGCGGCGCGATCGAGATCGAGCTGGTCGGCGACTTCTTCGACGATTGCTATGCGGCGGCGCGCGCCTATGCCGCCTCCAGTGGCGCCGAGATGGTGCCGCCCTTCGACCATGCCGACATCGTCGAAGGCCAGGCGACCGTGGCACTGGAAACGCTGCGTCAGCTCGGCGACGAGGCGATCGACATGCTCGTCCTGCCGGTCGGCGGCGGCGGTCTCGCCTCGGGCATGGCGCTCTATTTCGACGGTCAGCGCAAGCCAGCCTTCCGCCTTGCCGAGCCCATGGGCGCGCCGAGCCTGCGCACCAGCCTGCAGGAGCGGCGCCGCGTGCGCCTGCCGCAGATGGACGGGTTCGTGGATGGCGCGGCGGTAGCCGAGATCGGCGCTCTGCCCTTCGAAATCCTCAGCCGCTTCGCGCCCGAGCAGGTCGTGCTCTCGCCCGAAGGGCGCCTGTGCAACACGATGCTGGAAATGCTGAATGTCGAGGGTATCGTCGTGGAGCCGGCTGGCGCTCTGGCGATCGATGCGCTGCGCACGCTCGGGCCCGAGTTGAAAGGCAAGACGGCGGTGCTGGTCGTGTCGGGCGGCAATTTCGACTTCGAACGCCTGCCGGACGTGAAGGAGCGGGCGCTGCGCTTCGAGGGGCGCAAGAAATACTTCATCCTGCGCTTGGCGCAGCGGCCGGGCGCCCTGCGGGACTTTCTGGCTCTGCTCGGCCCGGACGACGATATCGCCCGCTTCGAGTATCTGAAGAAGAGCACGCGGGAGTTCGGCTCGATCCTTCTCGGCATCGAAACGCGCGAGCCCGGCAATTTCGACATCCTGCTGAGGCGCTTCGCGGACGAAGGTATCCGTTACCAGGACATAACCGAAAACCAGATCATGTCCGATCTCCTGATCTGA
- a CDS encoding GNAT family N-acetyltransferase, protein MRLLTTTVTQLVLHQLPDGPVPAPQNGREYVLLKVRQIPLAYYRYLYEAVGKPYHWTSRRLGDASLSREIHAPNVRLRILYCDGVPAGWFELDVGRAPRDTRLVHFAIMPEFRGQGLARHLLSQAIVAGFEDQPSALTVETNTLDHPAALPLYRKMGFRPVSTREVSTPAYED, encoded by the coding sequence ATGCGCCTTCTCACCACCACAGTCACGCAGCTCGTCCTGCACCAGCTGCCCGACGGCCCCGTGCCCGCTCCCCAGAACGGCCGGGAATACGTTCTCCTGAAGGTTCGGCAGATCCCGCTCGCCTATTACCGCTACCTCTACGAGGCCGTGGGCAAGCCCTATCACTGGACCTCGCGCCGGCTTGGCGACGCCAGCCTGTCACGCGAAATTCACGCGCCCAACGTACGTCTGCGCATCCTGTATTGCGACGGCGTTCCGGCCGGATGGTTCGAACTGGATGTGGGCCGCGCTCCGCGCGACACGCGGCTGGTGCATTTCGCCATCATGCCGGAGTTCCGGGGCCAGGGCCTCGCGCGTCACCTCCTGTCGCAGGCGATCGTCGCCGGCTTCGAGGACCAGCCGAGCGCCCTGACGGTGGAGACCAACACACTGGACCACCCGGCCGCGCTACCGCTCTACCGCAAGATGGGGTTCCGCCCGGTGTCGACCCGCGAGGTCTCGACGCCGGCCTACGAAGACTGA
- a CDS encoding bifunctional 2',3'-cyclic-nucleotide 2'-phosphodiesterase/3'-nucleotidase — protein sequence MATDGSQLNRRHFLAASGALAAGVVLHPWSAKAEASQAHLRLMETTDLHVNVFPYDYYADKETPTVGLARTAAIVDRIRAEAKNALLFDNGDFLQGNPMGDYIAFERGMKAGDTHPVVAAMNTLRYDAGTLGNHEFNYGLDFLEATLTKANFPVVSANVQTSAGAPLVPPYIVLDRQIELGDGTRHPIRIGVIGFVPPQITVWDAQNFKGRATTRGIVEAARELVPKLRAEKVDLVLALCHSGIAAGSAEDTGLENAALQLASVEGIDALFCGHQHLRFPGEDFKSIEGADWQKGTLAGKPAVMAGFWGSDLGLIDLLLERSGEGWRVVSATSELRPIYERVDRKPKALVESKPEVLAAAQSEHEATLNYVRRPVGETRAPLHSFFALVADDPSVQIVNQAQLWYMKEILAQTEFKDLPLLSAAAPFKSGGRSGPDYYTDIPAGPIAIRNVADLYLYPNTVQAVRITGAEVKDWLDMSAGIFRQIEPGRADQELIADGFPSYNFDVIDGVTYRIDVTKPPRFDKDGALVNRDISRIVDLAFDRKPVDPKASFVVVTNNYRAGGGGKFPGIGPDKIVFVAPDANRDVLIRYIVEQKVIDPKADRNWRFEASPGTSVLFSTGPASAAHLKDVSELKLEEAGRTDEGYARYRLSL from the coding sequence ATGGCGACCGATGGCTCCCAGCTGAACCGGCGGCATTTTCTCGCGGCCAGCGGCGCCCTCGCCGCCGGCGTCGTGCTTCATCCCTGGAGCGCGAAGGCCGAGGCAAGTCAGGCGCATCTGCGCCTGATGGAAACCACGGATCTTCACGTCAACGTCTTCCCCTACGACTATTACGCCGACAAGGAGACGCCGACGGTCGGACTCGCGCGCACCGCGGCGATCGTGGATCGCATCCGCGCGGAGGCGAAGAACGCACTTCTTTTCGACAATGGCGACTTCCTTCAGGGCAACCCGATGGGCGACTACATCGCCTTCGAGCGCGGCATGAAGGCTGGCGATACGCATCCGGTGGTCGCAGCCATGAACACACTGCGCTACGACGCGGGGACGCTCGGCAATCACGAGTTCAACTACGGGCTCGACTTCCTCGAAGCGACGCTGACGAAAGCCAACTTCCCCGTCGTCAGCGCCAATGTCCAGACGAGCGCCGGCGCGCCGCTCGTGCCGCCCTATATCGTGCTGGATCGGCAGATCGAGCTCGGCGACGGCACGCGCCACCCGATCCGCATCGGCGTGATCGGCTTCGTGCCGCCACAGATCACGGTGTGGGACGCGCAAAACTTCAAGGGCCGCGCGACGACGCGAGGCATCGTGGAAGCGGCGCGCGAGCTTGTCCCCAAGCTCCGCGCGGAAAAGGTCGATCTCGTGCTCGCGCTTTGCCATTCCGGCATCGCGGCCGGCTCGGCCGAGGATACGGGGCTGGAGAACGCCGCGCTGCAGCTTGCCTCCGTCGAGGGGATCGACGCGCTGTTCTGCGGCCATCAGCATCTTCGTTTCCCCGGCGAGGACTTCAAGTCGATCGAAGGCGCGGACTGGCAGAAGGGCACGCTCGCCGGCAAACCCGCCGTCATGGCCGGCTTCTGGGGTTCCGATCTCGGCTTGATCGACCTTCTTCTGGAACGCTCGGGCGAAGGCTGGCGCGTCGTCTCGGCGACATCGGAGCTGCGCCCGATCTACGAGCGCGTCGATCGCAAGCCCAAGGCGCTGGTGGAATCCAAGCCCGAAGTGCTGGCCGCCGCCCAAAGCGAGCACGAGGCGACGCTGAACTATGTCCGCCGCCCCGTCGGCGAAACCCGGGCGCCTCTGCATTCCTTCTTCGCTCTCGTGGCGGACGATCCGTCCGTGCAGATCGTGAACCAGGCGCAGCTCTGGTACATGAAGGAAATCCTGGCACAGACCGAGTTCAAGGACCTCCCGCTGCTCTCGGCCGCCGCGCCCTTCAAATCCGGCGGGCGCTCGGGGCCGGACTACTACACCGACATTCCGGCGGGGCCGATTGCGATTCGAAACGTCGCCGATCTCTATCTCTATCCCAACACCGTCCAGGCGGTGCGCATCACGGGCGCCGAGGTGAAGGACTGGCTGGACATGTCGGCCGGCATCTTCCGCCAGATCGAACCCGGCAGGGCGGACCAGGAACTGATCGCCGACGGCTTCCCGTCTTACAATTTCGACGTGATCGACGGTGTGACCTATCGTATCGACGTGACCAAGCCGCCGCGCTTCGACAAGGACGGCGCGTTGGTCAATCGCGACATCTCGCGCATCGTCGATCTCGCGTTCGACCGAAAACCGGTCGACCCCAAGGCGTCCTTCGTCGTGGTTACCAACAACTACCGCGCCGGCGGCGGCGGCAAGTTCCCCGGCATCGGGCCGGACAAGATCGTCTTCGTCGCGCCGGACGCCAATCGCGATGTGCTGATCCGCTATATCGTGGAGCAGAAGGTGATCGACCCCAAGGCCGATCGGAACTGGCGCTTCGAGGCCTCGCCCGGCACCTCCGTCCTGTTCAGCACCGGCCCCGCCTCGGCCGCTCATCTGAAAGACGTGTCCGAGTTGAAGCTCGAGGAGGCGGGACGAACGGACGAGGGCTATGCGCGCTATCGCCTGTCGCTCTGA
- the wrbA gene encoding NAD(P)H:quinone oxidoreductase produces MAKVLVLYYSSYGHIETMAKAMAEGARSAGAEVDIKRVPETAPPEVVQAAHFKTDHDFPEAQPDDLAGYDAIIVGVPTRYGNMASQMASFWDRTGGLWAQGKLIGKVGGVFTSSATQHGGNEATILSVHKTLLHHGLVIVGLPYSFQGQMTLGEIAGGSPYGATTIAGGDGSRQPSQIELDGAKFQGKHIAEIAAKLSA; encoded by the coding sequence ATGGCGAAGGTCCTGGTTCTCTATTATTCCAGCTACGGCCACATCGAAACCATGGCCAAGGCCATGGCAGAAGGCGCGCGCTCCGCCGGCGCCGAGGTTGATATCAAGCGCGTGCCCGAGACGGCGCCGCCCGAAGTCGTCCAGGCCGCGCATTTCAAGACCGACCACGACTTTCCCGAAGCCCAGCCGGACGATCTCGCAGGGTACGACGCGATCATCGTCGGCGTGCCCACGCGCTACGGCAACATGGCCTCGCAGATGGCCTCCTTCTGGGATCGCACCGGCGGCCTTTGGGCGCAGGGCAAGTTGATCGGCAAGGTCGGCGGCGTCTTCACCTCCTCGGCGACGCAGCACGGCGGCAACGAGGCGACGATCCTCTCCGTCCACAAGACGCTTCTGCATCATGGTCTGGTAATCGTCGGTCTGCCCTATTCTTTCCAGGGCCAGATGACTCTCGGCGAGATCGCAGGCGGATCGCCCTACGGCGCGACGACGATCGCGGGCGGCGACGGTTCGCGCCAGCCGAGCCAGATCGAGCTCGACGGCGCCAAGTTCCAGGGCAAGCACATCGCCGAGATCGCAGCCAAGCTTTCGGCCTGA
- a CDS encoding alanyl-tRNA editing protein, with protein sequence METEAVYSEDSYLSTMEARLVRIESERALVFDRSNFFPAGGGQPGDQGFIERPDGTQVPVLDTRYTEDRSAIALVVGEGVTLPEPGEMVVLHVDWGRRYQLMRMHTALHLLTVVCPYPVTGAAVGEEEGRIDFDLPEAETDKAEVTVRLMALVEANHPVSIRWITDEELDANPSLVKSANVRPPRGAGRVRLVAIGANGEIDSQPCGGTHVSETQEIGEIHISKIEKKGKTNRRFRLRFGPAAS encoded by the coding sequence ATGGAGACTGAGGCGGTCTATTCTGAGGACAGCTATCTTTCGACCATGGAGGCGCGTCTCGTTCGGATCGAAAGCGAGAGGGCGCTCGTCTTCGATCGCTCGAACTTCTTTCCCGCCGGCGGCGGCCAGCCGGGCGACCAAGGCTTCATCGAGCGACCGGACGGAACACAGGTCCCCGTTCTGGACACGCGCTATACGGAAGACCGATCCGCCATAGCGCTCGTGGTCGGCGAAGGGGTCACCTTGCCGGAGCCCGGTGAGATGGTCGTTCTGCATGTCGACTGGGGGCGGCGCTATCAGTTGATGCGCATGCACACGGCGCTGCATCTCCTCACCGTGGTCTGCCCCTATCCCGTGACCGGCGCCGCCGTGGGCGAGGAGGAAGGGCGAATCGACTTCGACCTGCCCGAAGCCGAGACGGACAAGGCGGAGGTTACAGTGCGGCTCATGGCCCTGGTGGAGGCCAACCATCCCGTTTCCATTCGCTGGATCACGGACGAGGAGCTCGACGCCAACCCATCGTTGGTGAAGTCGGCCAATGTTCGCCCGCCGCGCGGCGCCGGCCGGGTGCGGCTGGTGGCGATCGGCGCGAACGGCGAGATCGACTCGCAGCCCTGCGGCGGCACGCATGTCTCGGAAACGCAGGAGATCGGCGAGATTCACATCTCCAAGATCGAGAAGAAGGGTAAGACGAACCGCCGCTTCCGCCTTCGCTTCGGACCAGCGGCGAGCTGA
- a CDS encoding adenine deaminase → MGRRPADLVVRGGRWVNVHSGEIIPDTDFAVVEGRFAYCGPDASHCVGPETEIVEAAGRYVVPGLCDAHMHVESGMVTVTEFCRAVIPHGTTSMFIDPHEIANVLGLPGVRLMHDEALEQPVNVWVQMPSCVPSAPGLEEAGAVLTPADVAEAMRWPGIIGLGEVMNFPGVVANDPTMVGAIAATRRAGRTVGGHYASPDLGRAFHAYVAGGPEDDHEGTRMEDAIARVRQGMKAMLRLGSAWYDVAEQIRAVTEQGLDSRHFILCTDDCHSGTLVHDGHMNRVVRHAIAQGLKPVTAIQMATINTAEHFGLAREIGSVSPGRRADFLLVSNLAELTIDAVFARGRKLAEAGRLVADIPAYPYPESAMGTVKLGRVLGAEDFLLQAPAGRNEVTARVIGVVENQAPTRALTATLPVIDGAVPGDETQDVCRIALVERHRATGAVVNAFVSGFGYRGRCALASTVAHDSHHMIVVGTDGAAMAQAANRLGEVGGGVVFFAEGEEKALVEMPVAGLMSVERAEIVAAKADRLIAAMREAGCQLNNAYMQHSLLALVVIPSLRISDKGLVDVDRFEIVDVFQ, encoded by the coding sequence ATGGGTCGCCGGCCGGCCGATCTGGTGGTGCGTGGCGGGCGTTGGGTCAATGTCCATTCCGGCGAGATCATTCCGGACACCGATTTCGCGGTGGTGGAAGGGCGCTTCGCCTATTGCGGGCCGGACGCCTCGCACTGCGTCGGACCCGAAACCGAGATCGTCGAAGCGGCGGGGCGCTATGTCGTGCCCGGCCTTTGCGACGCGCACATGCATGTCGAGAGCGGCATGGTGACGGTCACCGAATTCTGCCGCGCGGTGATCCCGCACGGCACGACCTCCATGTTCATCGATCCGCACGAGATCGCCAACGTGCTTGGCCTTCCCGGCGTGCGCCTCATGCATGACGAGGCGCTGGAGCAGCCGGTCAACGTCTGGGTTCAGATGCCCTCCTGTGTGCCCTCCGCGCCGGGGCTGGAGGAGGCGGGCGCGGTGCTGACGCCAGCGGACGTCGCCGAGGCCATGCGCTGGCCCGGCATTATCGGCCTTGGCGAGGTGATGAACTTTCCCGGCGTCGTCGCCAACGATCCGACCATGGTCGGCGCTATTGCCGCCACGCGCCGGGCCGGGCGCACGGTGGGCGGTCATTATGCCTCACCCGATCTCGGCCGGGCCTTCCACGCCTATGTCGCGGGCGGGCCGGAGGACGATCACGAAGGCACGCGCATGGAGGATGCGATCGCCCGCGTTCGCCAGGGCATGAAGGCGATGCTGCGACTCGGCTCGGCCTGGTACGACGTGGCCGAGCAGATCCGCGCCGTGACAGAGCAGGGGCTCGACAGCCGCCACTTCATCCTCTGCACCGACGATTGCCATTCCGGCACCTTGGTTCACGATGGTCACATGAACCGCGTCGTTCGTCATGCCATCGCGCAGGGACTAAAGCCGGTCACCGCGATCCAGATGGCGACGATCAACACGGCCGAGCATTTCGGCCTTGCCCGAGAGATCGGGTCGGTTTCTCCCGGGCGACGCGCCGACTTCCTTCTCGTGTCCAATCTTGCCGAACTCACGATCGACGCCGTGTTCGCGCGGGGCCGCAAGCTGGCCGAGGCGGGACGGCTGGTCGCCGACATTCCCGCCTATCCCTATCCCGAAAGCGCCATGGGCACGGTGAAGCTCGGCCGCGTGCTCGGCGCGGAGGACTTTCTGCTTCAGGCCCCGGCCGGGCGCAACGAGGTGACGGCACGGGTCATCGGCGTGGTCGAGAATCAGGCCCCGACCCGCGCGTTGACAGCGACGCTCCCGGTGATCGACGGCGCCGTGCCCGGCGACGAGACGCAGGATGTCTGCCGCATCGCCCTGGTCGAGCGGCACCGCGCGACGGGCGCGGTGGTCAACGCCTTCGTCTCCGGCTTCGGCTATCGCGGTCGCTGCGCTCTCGCCTCCACCGTCGCCCATGACAGCCACCACATGATCGTGGTGGGAACCGATGGCGCCGCCATGGCGCAGGCCGCCAACCGGCTCGGCGAGGTCGGAGGCGGCGTCGTCTTCTTCGCAGAAGGCGAGGAGAAAGCGTTGGTTGAGATGCCGGTCGCTGGTCTCATGTCGGTGGAGCGGGCGGAGATCGTCGCCGCGAAGGCCGATCGCCTAATCGCGGCCATGCGCGAGGCGGGGTGCCAACTCAACAACGCCTATATGCAGCACTCGCTCCTGGCGCTGGTCGTGATCCCCTCCTTGCGCATCTCCGACAAGGGTCTGGTGGATGTCGATCGGTTCGAGATCGTGGACGTTTTCCAGTGA
- a CDS encoding competence/damage-inducible protein A, translating into MTHQGETAPTAAMLAIGDELLSGRTKDRNIAHLASVLTLTGIDLKEVRIVADDQGAIVDALNALRGRYDHVFTSGGIGPTHDDITAEAVALAFGLPLIQHLEAMDRLARHYASRDLPFTEARMRMARTPEGATLIDNPVSVAPGFQVENVFVMAGVPGIFTAMLDNVLPTLPGGPVMQSASVACPFGEGDIGGPLAEIQRQHPGTAIGSYPRFDGQRYSTELVIRSRDADALSAAREAVEAMIDGLKAKAA; encoded by the coding sequence ATGACACATCAGGGCGAGACGGCGCCGACGGCCGCGATGCTGGCGATCGGCGACGAACTTTTGTCCGGCCGCACGAAGGATCGCAACATCGCCCATCTGGCGAGCGTTCTGACGCTCACCGGGATCGACCTCAAGGAGGTGCGGATCGTCGCCGACGACCAAGGCGCTATCGTGGACGCCTTGAACGCCTTGCGTGGCCGATACGACCACGTCTTCACCTCGGGGGGCATCGGCCCGACGCATGACGACATCACGGCCGAGGCCGTCGCCCTTGCCTTCGGCCTGCCTCTGATTCAGCACCTAGAGGCCATGGACCGGCTCGCGCGCCACTACGCCTCGCGCGACCTGCCCTTCACCGAAGCGCGCATGCGCATGGCGCGCACGCCGGAGGGCGCCACGCTGATCGACAATCCCGTTTCGGTGGCGCCCGGCTTCCAGGTCGAGAACGTCTTCGTCATGGCGGGCGTGCCGGGAATTTTCACCGCCATGCTGGACAATGTTCTCCCCACCCTGCCCGGCGGCCCGGTCATGCAGAGCGCCTCCGTCGCCTGCCCGTTCGGCGAAGGCGATATCGGCGGACCGCTGGCCGAGATCCAGAGGCAGCACCCCGGCACGGCGATCGGCTCCTATCCCCGCTTCGATGGCCAGCGCTATTCTACCGAACTGGTGATCCGCTCGCGCGATGCTGACGCGCTTTCCGCTGCGCGCGAAGCCGTTGAGGCGATGATCGATGGGCTGAAGGCGAAAGCGGCGTGA
- a CDS encoding cysteine synthase A: MSRLNSVIDAIGNTPLIRLAKASEITGCEIYGKAEFLNPGQSVKDRAGLFIIRDAEARGLLQPGGVIVEGTAGNTGIGLSLVADALGYKTVIVIPDTQAQEKKDALRLMGAELIEVPAVPYKNPNNYVKLSGRLAEQLARTHPQGAIWANQFDNTANRDGHVVTTAEEIWHQTGGQVDGFVCAVGTGGTLAGTAMGLKRHSSHIKIGIADPLGAALYSFYKTGEFRSEGNSITEGIGQGRITANLEGFEPDFAYQIPDEEALPILFDLVGQEGLCLGGSSGINIAGAIRMARELGPGHTIVTILCDYGNRYQSKLFNPEFLRSKNLPTPDWLEAQPAFDIPFVSVDA; the protein is encoded by the coding sequence ATGTCCAGACTCAACTCCGTGATCGACGCCATCGGCAACACGCCGTTGATCCGTCTCGCCAAAGCCAGCGAGATCACGGGCTGCGAGATCTACGGCAAGGCGGAGTTCCTCAATCCCGGCCAGTCGGTCAAGGACCGCGCAGGGCTCTTCATCATCCGCGATGCCGAGGCGCGGGGTCTCCTGCAGCCGGGCGGCGTCATCGTCGAAGGCACGGCCGGCAACACGGGCATTGGTCTTTCGCTTGTGGCCGACGCGCTCGGCTACAAGACGGTGATCGTCATCCCCGACACGCAGGCGCAGGAGAAGAAGGACGCGCTGCGCCTGATGGGAGCCGAGCTGATCGAGGTCCCGGCCGTCCCTTACAAGAACCCCAACAATTACGTGAAGCTCTCCGGGCGCCTCGCCGAGCAGCTGGCGCGCACGCATCCGCAAGGCGCGATCTGGGCCAACCAGTTCGACAACACCGCCAATCGCGACGGCCATGTCGTGACCACCGCCGAGGAGATCTGGCACCAGACCGGCGGCCAGGTGGACGGGTTCGTCTGCGCGGTCGGCACGGGCGGCACGCTAGCCGGCACCGCGATGGGTCTGAAGCGCCATTCCAGCCATATCAAGATCGGCATCGCCGATCCGTTGGGTGCCGCGCTCTACAGTTTCTACAAGACGGGCGAGTTCCGCTCCGAAGGCAATTCGATCACGGAAGGGATCGGCCAAGGCCGCATCACCGCCAATCTCGAAGGGTTCGAGCCCGATTTCGCCTATCAAATCCCTGACGAGGAGGCGCTTCCGATCCTGTTCGATCTGGTGGGCCAGGAAGGGCTCTGCCTAGGCGGCTCGTCCGGCATCAACATCGCCGGCGCCATCCGTATGGCGCGCGAGCTGGGGCCGGGCCATACGATCGTGACCATCCTTTGCGACTACGGCAATCGCTATCAGTCCAAGCTTTTCAATCCCGAGTTCCTGCGCTCCAAGAACCTGCCGACGCCCGACTGGCTCGAGGCGCAGCCGGCCTTCGACATCCCATTCGTCTCAGTGGATGCGTGA
- the sseA gene encoding 3-mercaptopyruvate sulfurtransferase translates to MVQPPERGARFPVSDNPFLISAEDLQGHIGREGLSVVDASWYLPAQKRFARPEFEAGHLPGAVFFDQDAIADKASSLPHTLPSEAFFSEAVSALGIRETDTIVVYDGMGFFSAPRVWWMFRTFGAKDVRLLDGGLPAWVQAGFPLETVMPDKAAAHFNGKLDPYSVVFLEEMKGIVAEGAHQIADARSGERFRAEAPEPREGVRGGHMPGARSVPIGTLAENGRLKDEASLRAIFSEAGIDPARPVVTSCGSGVTAAAINFALASLPHTTVRLYDGSWTEWGSRDDTPVETGPAR, encoded by the coding sequence ATGGTGCAGCCACCCGAACGCGGAGCGAGGTTCCCGGTGAGCGACAATCCCTTTCTGATCAGCGCCGAGGATCTGCAGGGCCATATCGGCCGCGAGGGACTCTCGGTGGTGGACGCCTCCTGGTATCTGCCGGCTCAGAAGCGCTTCGCCCGACCCGAATTCGAGGCCGGCCACCTGCCCGGCGCCGTTTTCTTCGATCAGGACGCGATCGCCGACAAGGCGTCATCCCTTCCCCATACGCTGCCGAGCGAAGCGTTCTTCTCGGAGGCCGTCAGCGCGCTCGGAATTCGCGAGACGGACACGATCGTCGTCTATGACGGGATGGGCTTCTTTTCCGCGCCACGAGTCTGGTGGATGTTCCGCACCTTCGGCGCGAAGGACGTGCGCCTTCTCGATGGCGGCCTCCCCGCTTGGGTTCAGGCGGGCTTCCCGCTAGAAACCGTAATGCCCGACAAGGCCGCCGCTCACTTCAACGGCAAGCTAGATCCCTACTCCGTCGTGTTCCTCGAAGAGATGAAGGGAATCGTTGCCGAAGGCGCGCATCAGATTGCCGACGCGCGATCGGGCGAGCGCTTTCGCGCCGAGGCGCCAGAGCCGCGTGAGGGCGTGCGCGGGGGCCATATGCCGGGTGCCCGCTCCGTACCGATCGGCACGCTCGCCGAAAACGGCCGGCTGAAGGACGAAGCGAGCCTTCGCGCGATCTTCAGCGAAGCGGGAATCGACCCCGCTCGGCCGGTCGTCACGTCCTGCGGATCGGGTGTGACTGCGGCTGCAATCAATTTCGCGCTCGCTTCGCTCCCCCATACGACTGTACGGCTTTACGACGGGTCCTGGACCGAATGGGGCTCCCGCGACGACACGCCGGTCGAAACCGGCCCTGCCCGATGA